In Zingiber officinale cultivar Zhangliang chromosome 8B, Zo_v1.1, whole genome shotgun sequence, a single genomic region encodes these proteins:
- the LOC122013562 gene encoding protein GLUTAMINE DUMPER 3-like, whose product MRALTGAGSYFLSVEAPSTPPGGGAHSQWKSPVPYLFGGLAAMLGLIAFALLVLACSYWGLSPHFAPAEQHEEGKPLDDGASAKDPAALEDGRLLVIMAGDRAPSFIAVPIVCGDASLGDPRGEY is encoded by the coding sequence ATGCGGGCGCTCACCGGCGCAGGTTCCTACTTCCTCTCGGTGGAGGCACCGAGCACGCCTCCCGGCGGCGGAGCTCACTCTCAGTGGAAGTCGCCGGTGCCCTACCTCTTTGGCGGCCTGGCGGCGATGCTCGGTCTCATCGCCTTCGCTCTCCTGGTCCTGGCCTGCTCCTACTGGGGCCTCTCCCCCCACTTCGCCCCCGCCGAGCAACACGAGGAGGGGAAGCCCCTTGACGACGGCGCCTCGGCCAAAGACCCCGCCGCCCTGGAGGACGGCCGCCTCCTCGTCATCATGGCCGGCGACCGTGCGCCCAGCTTCATCGCCGTCCCCATTGTCTGCGGCGACGCGAGCCTCGGTGACCCCAGAGGCGAGTACTAG
- the LOC122017364 gene encoding pumilio homolog 5-like isoform X1 has translation MATESPLRFVGNSGAGSWLLCKDTPGIASTSTLSEELGLLLKGQKYNGTKSNTGLSRSGSAPPSMEGSCVTFDILQTLTDRFDVNLDSLQNCKSEEELRAHPGYLAYYCKNVNLNPRLPSPLISRENRHLMQQIGSIGNNEKLISFNDNSNSIFSVSQHALSTHNEEPEDDRSPRMSPLQRRHMNPIDLVEEDLFETQCPVYNNHSQHPNHSKTERAVSQDSLSHPLHNSSTDLANPEKIIPRIGTDGCTHLDLQSGGLLLNDDLGTMPGHLASIEKSVNLQSSQYESSNRSTTLGDGVSTTGGICSDPGDIENEVRKLKLSAHNLKNHQICQNPQQAGMPSRGSSSHSLGNESQIIAEGISHSQGMGFSSSHGHPGQPKLTSADMQSSLQSASFAPSLYITGSGFGTPYYHNFQFPGLPPQFSINGYTLNPSVVPQLINVYPHPHSSIPVPFDNPVGSNFTARASESPSGGGIVSGVDMHYKNYEQLTVQPPFPDPLYVPFCQHPSVDAFQTPGQYDPMICTVGAIGIIPGNCDAQKISGYPPHLIDHRPQIPRISASTPDSTKGIPFSPSYYGSPASIDVMQLPSSPLASHVFIGSQLPSSPLASPVFIGSPVAGAGFSGRKNENVKFPFGSEKNTTASGWKSQRGCEKIDDPLHSFLEELKSNKARRYELSDISGRIVEFSSDQHGSRFIQQKLENCSIQDKASVFKEILPHASSLMTDVFGNYVIQKFFEHGTPDQRNELAYKLVCNVLPLSLQMYGCRVIQKALEVIELDLKTQLVQELDGHVMKCVRDQNGNHVIQKCIECVPTEKITFIISAFHGQVATLSTHPYGCRVIQRVLEHCTDESQSRCIVDEILQSVCQLAQDQYGNYVTQHVLEKGKPHERSQIISKLSGKILQMCQHKFASNVVEKCIKYGNAEERDHLIKEIIGETEDSDNLLVMMKDQFGNYVIQKILDSCTDKQREILVNRIKVHLQSLKKYTYGKHIVARVEQLCADAPESPES, from the exons ATGGCCACAGAGAGTCCATTGAGATTTGTTGGGAATAGTGGAGCTGGAAGTTGGCTCCTGTGTAAGGATACACCAGGAATTGCTTCAACTAGTACTTTATCAGAAGAGTTGGGATTACTTTTGAAAGGGCAGAAATACAATGGAACAAAAAGTAACACTGGCCTCAGCCGAAGTGGAAGTGCACCTCCTAGCATGGAAGGTTCTTGTGTAACATTCGATATCTTGCAAACTCTGACTGATCGCTTTGACGTCAACTTGGATAGTCTTCAAAATTGCAAATCTGAAGAAGAACTCCGAGCTCATCCAGGTTACTTAGCATATTACTGCAAAAATGTGAATTTAAATCCAAGGCTTCCGTCACCTCTTATATCTCGGGAGAATCGACACTTGATGCAACAAATTGGTTCCATTGGGAATAatgaaaaacttatttccttcAATGACAACAGCAATTCAATTTTCTCTGTCTCACAACATGCCCTTTCTACTCATAATGAGGAACCTGAGGATGATAGATCACCTAGAATGTCTCCATTGCAAAGAAGGCACATGAACCCTATAGATTTGGTAGAG GAAGACTTGTTCGAAACTCAATGTCCTGTATACAATAATCATTCCCAACATCCTAACCATTCTAAAACAGAGCGAGCAGTTAGTCAAGATTCCCTCTCACACCCTCTGCATAATTCTTCAACTGACTTGGCTAACCCAGAGAAGATAATACCTAGAATTGGTACTGATGGTTGTACTCACTTAGACTTACAATCAGGTGGGTTATTGTTGAATGATGATCTGGGGACCATGCCCGGTCACTTAGCTTCAATTGAGAAGTCAGTGAATTTGCAATCAAGTCAATATGAATCAAGCAATCGAAGCACCACATTGGGGGATGGTGTTTCAACTACCGGTGGAATTTGTTCAGATCCTGGTGACATTGAAAATGAAGTTAGGAAGTTAAAATTATCTGCTCATAACCTCAAAAATCATCAAATATGCCAAAACCCTCAGCAAGCTGGCATGCCATCACGTGGCTCTTCTTCTCATTCTCTAGGTAATGAGTCTCAAATTATTGCTGAAGGAATTTCTCATTCTCAGGGTATGGGCTTTAGCTCATCTCATGGTCATCCTGGTCAACCGAAGTTAACCTCAGCTGATATGCAATCATCATTGCAATCTGCTAGTTTTGCCCCATCATTATATATTACAGGATCTGGATTTGGAACTCCATACTATCACAATTTTCAATTTCCAGGTTTACCTCCTCAATTCAGCATCAATGGATACACATTGAATCCCTCAGTAGTGCCTCAGCTTATTAATGTGTATCCCCATCCCCATAGTTCAATTCCAGTGCCTTTTGATAATCCAGTGGGATCAAACTTCACCGCTAGAGCTTCTGAGAGTCCCAGTGGGGGAGGTATTGTTTCTGGAGTTGATATGCACTACAAGAACTATGAACAGCTAACTGTTCAGCCTCCCTTTCCTGATCCCTTGTACGTACCTTTTTGTCAGCATCCCTCTGTGGATGCATTTCAAACCCCAGGTCAATATGATCCAATGATCTGTACGGTTGGTGCTATTGGAATCATACCAGGTAATTGTGATGCACAAAAGATTTCAGGTTATCCTCCCCATTTAATTGATCATAGGCCTCAAATTCCAAGAATTTCTGCAAGCACTCCTGATTCTACTAAAGGAATTCCTTTTAGTCCCAGCTACTATGGAAGCCCTGCTAGCATTGATGTCATGCAATTGCCAAGCTCTCCACTTGCCTCTCATGTTTTTATTGGGTCTCAATTGCCAAGCTCTCCACTTGCCAGTCCTGTTTTTATTGGGTCACCAGTAGCTGGTGCAGGTTTTTCAGGAAGGAAAAATGAAAACGTTAAATTTCCATTTGGTTCTGAAAAAAACACAACTGCTTCTGGATGGAAAAGCCAAAGAGGATGCGAGAAGATTGATGATCCATTGCATTCTTTCTTGGAAGAGCTGAAGTCTAATAAAGCACGAAGATATGAATTGTCTGATATTTCTGGGCGTATTGTTGAATTTAG TTCTGATCAACATGGGAGTAGATTTATACAACAAAAATTGGAGAATTGCAGCATACAAGATAAGGCATCTGTTTTCAAGGAAATCCTTCCACATGCTTCTTCATTAATGACTGATGTGTTTGGAAACTATGTCATTCAAAAG TTTTTTGAGCATGGAACTCCTGATCAGAGGAATGAACTTGCTTATAAGCTTGTTTGCAATGTGTTGCCTTTGAGCCTTCAGATGTACGGCTGTCGTGTAATTCAAAAG GCTCTTGAGGTTATTGAGCTTGATCTGAAAACACAGCTTGTGCAAGAACTTGATGGACATGTCATGAAATGTGTCAGAGATCAGAATGGGAATCATGTTATTCAAAAATGCATTGAGTGCGTACCTACTGAAAAAATCACTTTCATAATATCTGCATTTCATGGTCAAGTTGCAACACTATCAACCCATCCGTATGGTTGTCGAGTGATTCAG AGAGTTTTAGAACATTGTACAGATGAGTCCCAAAGTCGGTGCATTGTGGACGAGATTCTGCAATCTGTGTGCCAGCTTGCTCAAGATCAGTATGGCAACTATGTCACTCAG CATGTATTAGAGAAAGGAAAGCCACATGAAAGAAGCCAAATCATCAGCAAGCTATCTGGGAAAATTCTGCAGATGTGCCAGCACAAATTTGCTTCAAATGTTGTTGAGAAGTGTATCAAATATGGTAATGCTGAAGAACGAGATCACTTGATCAAGGAAATAATTGGAGAAACTGAAGACAGTGATAATTTATTG GTAATGATGAAGGATCAATTTGGAAATTATGTGATTCAAAAGATTCTTGATTCATGCACTGATAAACAACGCGAGATCTTGGTCAACCGCATAAAGGTTCATTTGCAGTCCTTAAAGAAATACACTTACGGAAAGCATATTGTTGCCCGGGTTGAACAACTATGTGCAG ATGCTCCTGAATCACCTGAATCATGA
- the LOC122017364 gene encoding pumilio homolog 5-like isoform X3, which translates to MPGHLASIEKSVNLQSSQYESSNRSTTLGDGVSTTGGICSDPGDIENEVRKLKLSAHNLKNHQICQNPQQAGMPSRGSSSHSLGNESQIIAEGISHSQGMGFSSSHGHPGQPKLTSADMQSSLQSASFAPSLYITGSGFGTPYYHNFQFPGLPPQFSINGYTLNPSVVPQLINVYPHPHSSIPVPFDNPVGSNFTARASESPSGGGIVSGVDMHYKNYEQLTVQPPFPDPLYVPFCQHPSVDAFQTPGQYDPMICTVGAIGIIPGNCDAQKISGYPPHLIDHRPQIPRISASTPDSTKGIPFSPSYYGSPASIDVMQLPSSPLASHVFIGSQLPSSPLASPVFIGSPVAGAGFSGRKNENVKFPFGSEKNTTASGWKSQRGCEKIDDPLHSFLEELKSNKARRYELSDISGRIVEFSSDQHGSRFIQQKLENCSIQDKASVFKEILPHASSLMTDVFGNYVIQKFFEHGTPDQRNELAYKLVCNVLPLSLQMYGCRVIQKALEVIELDLKTQLVQELDGHVMKCVRDQNGNHVIQKCIECVPTEKITFIISAFHGQVATLSTHPYGCRVIQRVLEHCTDESQSRCIVDEILQSVCQLAQDQYGNYVTQHVLEKGKPHERSQIISKLSGKILQMCQHKFASNVVEKCIKYGNAEERDHLIKEIIGETEDSDNLLVMMKDQFGNYVIQKILDSCTDKQREILVNRIKVHLQSLKKYTYGKHIVARVEQLCADAPESPES; encoded by the exons ATGCCCGGTCACTTAGCTTCAATTGAGAAGTCAGTGAATTTGCAATCAAGTCAATATGAATCAAGCAATCGAAGCACCACATTGGGGGATGGTGTTTCAACTACCGGTGGAATTTGTTCAGATCCTGGTGACATTGAAAATGAAGTTAGGAAGTTAAAATTATCTGCTCATAACCTCAAAAATCATCAAATATGCCAAAACCCTCAGCAAGCTGGCATGCCATCACGTGGCTCTTCTTCTCATTCTCTAGGTAATGAGTCTCAAATTATTGCTGAAGGAATTTCTCATTCTCAGGGTATGGGCTTTAGCTCATCTCATGGTCATCCTGGTCAACCGAAGTTAACCTCAGCTGATATGCAATCATCATTGCAATCTGCTAGTTTTGCCCCATCATTATATATTACAGGATCTGGATTTGGAACTCCATACTATCACAATTTTCAATTTCCAGGTTTACCTCCTCAATTCAGCATCAATGGATACACATTGAATCCCTCAGTAGTGCCTCAGCTTATTAATGTGTATCCCCATCCCCATAGTTCAATTCCAGTGCCTTTTGATAATCCAGTGGGATCAAACTTCACCGCTAGAGCTTCTGAGAGTCCCAGTGGGGGAGGTATTGTTTCTGGAGTTGATATGCACTACAAGAACTATGAACAGCTAACTGTTCAGCCTCCCTTTCCTGATCCCTTGTACGTACCTTTTTGTCAGCATCCCTCTGTGGATGCATTTCAAACCCCAGGTCAATATGATCCAATGATCTGTACGGTTGGTGCTATTGGAATCATACCAGGTAATTGTGATGCACAAAAGATTTCAGGTTATCCTCCCCATTTAATTGATCATAGGCCTCAAATTCCAAGAATTTCTGCAAGCACTCCTGATTCTACTAAAGGAATTCCTTTTAGTCCCAGCTACTATGGAAGCCCTGCTAGCATTGATGTCATGCAATTGCCAAGCTCTCCACTTGCCTCTCATGTTTTTATTGGGTCTCAATTGCCAAGCTCTCCACTTGCCAGTCCTGTTTTTATTGGGTCACCAGTAGCTGGTGCAGGTTTTTCAGGAAGGAAAAATGAAAACGTTAAATTTCCATTTGGTTCTGAAAAAAACACAACTGCTTCTGGATGGAAAAGCCAAAGAGGATGCGAGAAGATTGATGATCCATTGCATTCTTTCTTGGAAGAGCTGAAGTCTAATAAAGCACGAAGATATGAATTGTCTGATATTTCTGGGCGTATTGTTGAATTTAG TTCTGATCAACATGGGAGTAGATTTATACAACAAAAATTGGAGAATTGCAGCATACAAGATAAGGCATCTGTTTTCAAGGAAATCCTTCCACATGCTTCTTCATTAATGACTGATGTGTTTGGAAACTATGTCATTCAAAAG TTTTTTGAGCATGGAACTCCTGATCAGAGGAATGAACTTGCTTATAAGCTTGTTTGCAATGTGTTGCCTTTGAGCCTTCAGATGTACGGCTGTCGTGTAATTCAAAAG GCTCTTGAGGTTATTGAGCTTGATCTGAAAACACAGCTTGTGCAAGAACTTGATGGACATGTCATGAAATGTGTCAGAGATCAGAATGGGAATCATGTTATTCAAAAATGCATTGAGTGCGTACCTACTGAAAAAATCACTTTCATAATATCTGCATTTCATGGTCAAGTTGCAACACTATCAACCCATCCGTATGGTTGTCGAGTGATTCAG AGAGTTTTAGAACATTGTACAGATGAGTCCCAAAGTCGGTGCATTGTGGACGAGATTCTGCAATCTGTGTGCCAGCTTGCTCAAGATCAGTATGGCAACTATGTCACTCAG CATGTATTAGAGAAAGGAAAGCCACATGAAAGAAGCCAAATCATCAGCAAGCTATCTGGGAAAATTCTGCAGATGTGCCAGCACAAATTTGCTTCAAATGTTGTTGAGAAGTGTATCAAATATGGTAATGCTGAAGAACGAGATCACTTGATCAAGGAAATAATTGGAGAAACTGAAGACAGTGATAATTTATTG GTAATGATGAAGGATCAATTTGGAAATTATGTGATTCAAAAGATTCTTGATTCATGCACTGATAAACAACGCGAGATCTTGGTCAACCGCATAAAGGTTCATTTGCAGTCCTTAAAGAAATACACTTACGGAAAGCATATTGTTGCCCGGGTTGAACAACTATGTGCAG ATGCTCCTGAATCACCTGAATCATGA
- the LOC122015730 gene encoding probable serine/threonine-protein kinase PBL17 — translation MGGCLSANGHGESANPPHQANQHKHPSQSNSVILFPPAKDVEDLRLIAGYGNVNVFTHEELRVATKNFRADQILGEGGFGIVYKGIIDENVRPGFMSTQVAVKVLNPDGVQGDKEWLTEVHYLGQLSHPNLVKLIGYCYEDDYRLLVYEYMPCGSLEKHLFRRICLTMPWPTRMKIALGTAKGLAFLHGAERSIIYRDFKTSNILLDADYNAKLSDFGLAKEGPMGDETHVSTRVVGTRGYAAPEYIMTGHLTAKSDVYGFGVVLLEMLIGRKATDNTRPAREQNLVSWARPVLLHIRKLLKIVDSRLEGQYSNKVLNVVAELAHRCLNPNPKRRPTMDQVVETLESIQGLPEASNALLQTGGNSVTLFEVSKVGNDTGTDSSIKKEAASEAKEQGKRQKSHGNGRSKGEPSVDLNVLAPSLESHDKHDDEDPNSSSRIVEHS, via the exons ATGGGTGGCTGCCTGTCTGCAAATGGACATG GCGAATCTGCTAACCCACCGCACCAAGCGAATCAACACAAACACCCATCTCAGTCTAATAGTGTTATCCTATTTCCACCGGCCAAGGATGTTGAAGACTTGCGCCTGATAGCTGGATATGGGAACGTCAATGTCTTCACACATGAAGAGCTAAGAGTTGCCACCAAGAATTTCCGGGCAGATCAAATTCTTGGAGAGGGAGGTTTTGGAATTGTGTATAAAGGTATTATTGATGAGAATGTCAGGCCGGGTTTCATGTCCACCCAAGTTGCTGTAAAGGTGTTGAACCCAGATGGAGTCCAGGGTGACAAGGAATGGCTG ACAGAAGTTCACTATCTTGGACAATTAAGTCATCCGAATCTTGTTAAGCTTATTGGATACTGCTATGAAGATGATTACAGATTGCTGGTTTATGAGTATATGCCTTGCGGCAGTCTTGAGAAGCACCTTTTCCGAC GGATCTGTCTAACAATGCCATGGCCCACTAGGATGAAGATAGCACTTGGAACTGCAAAAGGGCTCGCCTTTCTTCATGGGGCAGAAAGATCCATAATTTATCGAGACTTTAAAACATCTAACATTTTACTAGATGCG GATTATAATGCTAAGCTTTCAGACTTTGGCCTTGCAAAGGAGGGACCAATGGGAGATGAAACTCACGTATCTACTCGAGTTGTGGGTACACGGGGATATGCAGCTCCTGAGTACATAATGACTG GCCATTTGACTGCCAAAAGCGATGTTTATGGTTTTGGCGTTGTGCTCCTCGAGATGCTTATAGGAAGAAAGGCAACGGACAATACCAGACCAGCTCGAGAACAGAATCTCGTGAGTTGGGCACGTCCAGTCTTGCTGCACATCAGAAAGCTGCTTAAGATAGTAGATTCAAGACTGGAAGGGCAATACTCAAACAAAGTGTTGAACGTGGTCGCAGAGTTGGCACACCGATGTCTGAACCCGAACCCAAAGAGGAGGCCGACCATGGATCAAGTTGTCGAGACCCTCGAGAGCATTCAAGGCCTGCCTGAGGCCAGTAATGCGCTGCTTCAGACTGGTGGCAATTCTGTGACTCTCTTTGAGGTTTCAAAAGTGGGCAATGACACTGGTACTGACTCTTCAATCAAAAAGGAAGCAGCAAGTGAAGCAAAAGAGCAGGGCAAGAGGCAAAAAAGTCATGGAAATGGAAGAAGCAAGGGTGAACCCTCCGTTGACTTGAATGTTCTCGCTCCTTCACTCGAGTCCCATGACAAACATGATGATGAAGACCCAAATTCCAGTAGTAGAATTGTGGAGCATTCTTAG
- the LOC122017364 gene encoding pumilio homolog 5-like isoform X2 codes for MATESPLRFVGNSGAGSWLLCKDTPGIASTSTLSEELGLLLKGQKYNGTKSNTGLSRSGSAPPSMEGSCVTFDILQTLTDRFDVNLDSLQNCKSEEELRAHPGYLAYYCKNVNLNPRLPSPLISRENRHLMQQIGSIGNNEKLISFNDNSNSIFSVSQHALSTHNEEPEDDRSPRMSPLQRRHMNPIDLVEEDLFETQCPVYNNHSQHPNHSKTERAVSQDSLSHPLHNSSTDLANPEKIIPRIGTDGCTHLDLQSGGLLLNDDLGTMPGHLASIEKSVNLQSSQYESSNRSTTLGDGVSTTGGICSDPGDIENEVRKLKLSAHNLKNHQICQNPQQAGMPSRGSSSHSLGNESQIIAEGISHSQGMGFSSSHGHPGQPKLTSADMQSSLQSASFAPSLYITGSGFGTPYYHNFQFPGLPPQFSINGYTLNPSVVPQLINVYPHPHSSIPVPFDNPVGSNFTARASESPSGGGIVSGVDMHYKNYEQLTVQPPFPDPLYVPFCQHPSVDAFQTPGQYDPMICTVGAIGIIPGNCDAQKISGYPPHLIDHRPQIPRISASTPDSTKGIPFSPSYYGSPASIDVMQLPSSPLASHVFIGSQLPSSPLASPVFIGSPVAGAGFSGRKNENVKFPFGSEKNTTASGWKSQRGCEKIDDPLHSFLEELKSNKARRYELSDISGRIVEFSSDQHGSRFIQQKLENCSIQDKASVFKEILPHASSLMTDVFGNYVIQKFFEHGTPDQRNELAYKLVCNVLPLSLQMYGCRVIQKALEVIELDLKTQLVQELDGHVMKCVRDQNGNHVIQKCIECVPTEKITFIISAFHGQVATLSTHPYGCRVIQRVLEHCTDESQSRCIVDEILQSVCQLAQDQYGNYVTQALSL; via the exons ATGGCCACAGAGAGTCCATTGAGATTTGTTGGGAATAGTGGAGCTGGAAGTTGGCTCCTGTGTAAGGATACACCAGGAATTGCTTCAACTAGTACTTTATCAGAAGAGTTGGGATTACTTTTGAAAGGGCAGAAATACAATGGAACAAAAAGTAACACTGGCCTCAGCCGAAGTGGAAGTGCACCTCCTAGCATGGAAGGTTCTTGTGTAACATTCGATATCTTGCAAACTCTGACTGATCGCTTTGACGTCAACTTGGATAGTCTTCAAAATTGCAAATCTGAAGAAGAACTCCGAGCTCATCCAGGTTACTTAGCATATTACTGCAAAAATGTGAATTTAAATCCAAGGCTTCCGTCACCTCTTATATCTCGGGAGAATCGACACTTGATGCAACAAATTGGTTCCATTGGGAATAatgaaaaacttatttccttcAATGACAACAGCAATTCAATTTTCTCTGTCTCACAACATGCCCTTTCTACTCATAATGAGGAACCTGAGGATGATAGATCACCTAGAATGTCTCCATTGCAAAGAAGGCACATGAACCCTATAGATTTGGTAGAG GAAGACTTGTTCGAAACTCAATGTCCTGTATACAATAATCATTCCCAACATCCTAACCATTCTAAAACAGAGCGAGCAGTTAGTCAAGATTCCCTCTCACACCCTCTGCATAATTCTTCAACTGACTTGGCTAACCCAGAGAAGATAATACCTAGAATTGGTACTGATGGTTGTACTCACTTAGACTTACAATCAGGTGGGTTATTGTTGAATGATGATCTGGGGACCATGCCCGGTCACTTAGCTTCAATTGAGAAGTCAGTGAATTTGCAATCAAGTCAATATGAATCAAGCAATCGAAGCACCACATTGGGGGATGGTGTTTCAACTACCGGTGGAATTTGTTCAGATCCTGGTGACATTGAAAATGAAGTTAGGAAGTTAAAATTATCTGCTCATAACCTCAAAAATCATCAAATATGCCAAAACCCTCAGCAAGCTGGCATGCCATCACGTGGCTCTTCTTCTCATTCTCTAGGTAATGAGTCTCAAATTATTGCTGAAGGAATTTCTCATTCTCAGGGTATGGGCTTTAGCTCATCTCATGGTCATCCTGGTCAACCGAAGTTAACCTCAGCTGATATGCAATCATCATTGCAATCTGCTAGTTTTGCCCCATCATTATATATTACAGGATCTGGATTTGGAACTCCATACTATCACAATTTTCAATTTCCAGGTTTACCTCCTCAATTCAGCATCAATGGATACACATTGAATCCCTCAGTAGTGCCTCAGCTTATTAATGTGTATCCCCATCCCCATAGTTCAATTCCAGTGCCTTTTGATAATCCAGTGGGATCAAACTTCACCGCTAGAGCTTCTGAGAGTCCCAGTGGGGGAGGTATTGTTTCTGGAGTTGATATGCACTACAAGAACTATGAACAGCTAACTGTTCAGCCTCCCTTTCCTGATCCCTTGTACGTACCTTTTTGTCAGCATCCCTCTGTGGATGCATTTCAAACCCCAGGTCAATATGATCCAATGATCTGTACGGTTGGTGCTATTGGAATCATACCAGGTAATTGTGATGCACAAAAGATTTCAGGTTATCCTCCCCATTTAATTGATCATAGGCCTCAAATTCCAAGAATTTCTGCAAGCACTCCTGATTCTACTAAAGGAATTCCTTTTAGTCCCAGCTACTATGGAAGCCCTGCTAGCATTGATGTCATGCAATTGCCAAGCTCTCCACTTGCCTCTCATGTTTTTATTGGGTCTCAATTGCCAAGCTCTCCACTTGCCAGTCCTGTTTTTATTGGGTCACCAGTAGCTGGTGCAGGTTTTTCAGGAAGGAAAAATGAAAACGTTAAATTTCCATTTGGTTCTGAAAAAAACACAACTGCTTCTGGATGGAAAAGCCAAAGAGGATGCGAGAAGATTGATGATCCATTGCATTCTTTCTTGGAAGAGCTGAAGTCTAATAAAGCACGAAGATATGAATTGTCTGATATTTCTGGGCGTATTGTTGAATTTAG TTCTGATCAACATGGGAGTAGATTTATACAACAAAAATTGGAGAATTGCAGCATACAAGATAAGGCATCTGTTTTCAAGGAAATCCTTCCACATGCTTCTTCATTAATGACTGATGTGTTTGGAAACTATGTCATTCAAAAG TTTTTTGAGCATGGAACTCCTGATCAGAGGAATGAACTTGCTTATAAGCTTGTTTGCAATGTGTTGCCTTTGAGCCTTCAGATGTACGGCTGTCGTGTAATTCAAAAG GCTCTTGAGGTTATTGAGCTTGATCTGAAAACACAGCTTGTGCAAGAACTTGATGGACATGTCATGAAATGTGTCAGAGATCAGAATGGGAATCATGTTATTCAAAAATGCATTGAGTGCGTACCTACTGAAAAAATCACTTTCATAATATCTGCATTTCATGGTCAAGTTGCAACACTATCAACCCATCCGTATGGTTGTCGAGTGATTCAG AGAGTTTTAGAACATTGTACAGATGAGTCCCAAAGTCGGTGCATTGTGGACGAGATTCTGCAATCTGTGTGCCAGCTTGCTCAAGATCAGTATGGCAACTATGTCACTCAG GCTTTGTCTTTATAA